The genomic window CGAGGGCGTCGCTCTGTTCGGCGCGCTCCAGCCCGTCGAGCGACATCATCAGCGACGCCACGCGCCGCGCGCAGGCGTTCCAGTCGGCAAGGCGCGGGTAATTGTCAACAAGCCATCCGAAGGCGTTCTGGACGATGGCGAAGGCGGAGGCCGCCTGCATGACCTCGCCCAGCGTCATGCTGCCATCGAGAAATTTCGGCGCGCAGAGCAGCACCGGCACGACAGGCGCGATCAGCATCGAGCCATGCGACACGAAGGTCGTGCGCATATGCTGGTGAGCAAGCTGCGCCCATTGCTTCAGCACATTGCCGAAGGTCTTGTCGAGGTCGTTGCGCTCCTCCTCCTCGCCGCCGAGAAGGGCGATGCTCTCGCCGTTTTCCCGCACATGCGTCAGCGTATAGCGAAACTCGGCCTCCACCTGGTTCTTGACCTCGGAGACCTGCACGAAACGACGGCCGATGACGGCGATCGTGGTCGAGGTGATGACGGCATAGAGCACCGCCGTGACGACCAGAAAGCCGGGAATGGTGATGGTCGATCCCGCGATCGGCAGGGTCAGGGCGCCGCCGATCGTCCACAGCACCACGATGAAGGTCGAGGCCGACAGGAAGGCGGAGATGACGCCAGCGATGAAATCGACCGGCGATTCCGTCGCAATGCGCAAATCCTCGGAGATGCGCGCCTCCGGGTTCTTGTGATCGCCGCCGATGAGGTTCAGCTGATAATATCGGCCGTTTGCGAGCCAGCGGGCGATCAGCGCCGTTGTCAGCCACTTGCGCCAGCGCCGCTGGATCATCATGCGGACATAGACCTGGATGGTGACGAGGGCCACGCTTCCGAGCACCAGCGGCGGAAACACGGCGCCGAGGAAATAGACGGTGCCGGCGTCGTGCCGCTCGATGGCGTCGAATATCCCGCGGTTCCAGCGGTTGATGCCGTACTGGAAGCCGACATTCATGCCGATCATGACCAGCAGCCCGATCGAGCACGGCCAGGCAAAACCATCGCCGCCGCGCGACCAGTAGCCGCGCGCGCTGATCCAGAACCGCCTCAGCAAATATTTCTTGCGCGCCTGCTCCGCCTCCTCCGGCGTCAGGTCCTTGTCGGGTTCCATGCCTTCCGGCGGCGGCCCGGCCTCGACGGCCGATCCCTTCGCTTGGCGCGACTTCTCGGCACCTTGCGCATCGGCGCCGTCGACCGATTTCGGTTTCAATGTAAAGTCGGTCATGTCACCGACAACGGCTCAGAAATCGAAAGGTTTCATGATGCCGGTCTGGAAGATCGCTTTCGCTGGCTGATCGGGAAAATCAGGTGGTCGCGAGGGATCAATGCATTCATCACCCGCCAGCGCACCCGCCCCGCCCTTCGAGGCCCCTGGCGGGGCACCTCAGGGTGAGGCTCTCTCGAGCCTTGGCGCGACACACTCCAACGATCCTCATCCTTGTACGTTGCCGTTGCGGTATAATGCTCCTGTGCGACGGGGATGCGTGTCATCCTTGGGTTTCGAACTCGGACCTCAGCAAGCATCCCCGTCGCCATGTCTTCGCTCGAACGGTTGACTGGGCTTCGAGCCCGCGTGGCAAGGAGGAGCACCCCATGCATGTCCCGCAAGCTTTCATGGTCGGCATCGATGTCTCGAAGGCCCATCTCGACGTGGCCGTCGAGGGCAAACCCGCCGTCGCTCGCTTCGACAACGATGCGCCGGGCCAGACCGCGCTGGCGACGGCGATAGCCGGCGCCCAACTCGTCGTCGTCGAGGCCACCGGCGGCTACGAGATGGCAATCGTCAGGACGCTGATGGCCGCCGGCATTGCCGTCGCCGTCGTCAATCCCCGCCAGGTCCGCGACTTCGCCAGGGCCAGCGGCCGGCTGGCCAAGACCGACCAGGTCGACGCCCGCGTCATCTGCCACTTCGCCAGAGCGATGCGGCCGGCACAGATCCCCCATATCGACGACAGCCGCATCGCTCTGGCTGCCCTTGTCGCCCGCCGTCGCCAGCTCATCGACATGGCCGTCGCCGAGAAGAACCGCCTCGAACATGCCCCGCAAGCCGTTGCCGCGCTGATCGGCGAGACCATCGCCGCCCTCAAGGCCCAGCTTGCCCGTGTCGATGCCGCCATCGCGCTCGCCATCGATGCCCAACCCGACATTGCCGCACGCCGCGATCTGCTGCTGACCGTGCCCGGTATCGGCGAGGTCAGCGCCGCCGTGCTCATCGCCGAACTGCCCGAACTCGGCGCCATCGACGACAAGAAGCTCGCCGCCCTCGTCGGCGTCGCCCCGATCGCCCACGACAGCGGTACCTGGCGCGGCCAGCGCCATATCGCCGGCGGCCGCGCCACCGTCAGATGCGCCCTCTATATGGCAACCTTGTCGGCCATCCGCTGCAGCCCGGCCATCAAGGCCTTCCACAAAAGACTGCGCGACGCCGGCAAGCCACCCAAGGTCGCCATCGTCGCCGCCATGCGAAAATTCATCATCATGATCAACACAATCCTCAAAAGACAAACGCCATGGAGCGAGCCGCAACAACACGGTTGCTGAGGTGCGTAGGCCGAAGGCCGGAGCCTCGAAGGACACGCGCAACGCTGCCTCTTGCAGCCGCGACAGCAAGAAAATCAGGACCGAAACCGCAAATTCCGCCGCGTCAGCTGGCTGACCGAGGTGGCGCCCATCAGCTTCATGCCGCGCTCGAGCTCGGTGCGCATCGTCTCCAGCGCGCGCTCGACGCCCGGCTGTCCGGCCGCTGCCAGGGGGAAGAGATAGTACCGGCCGAGGCCGACGGCCTTCGCCCCCAGCGACAGGGCTTTGAGAACATGCGTTCCCCGCTGCACGCCGCCATCCATCATCACGTCGATCCGGTCGCCGACGGCATCGACGATCTCGGCGAGCTGATCGAAGGCGCTGCGCGAACCGTCCAGCTGGCGCCCGCCGTGGTTGGAAAGCACGATGCCGGTGCAGCCGATCTCGACCGCGCGCTTGGCGTCTTCCACCGACATGATTCCCTTCAGGCAGAATTGCCCGCCCCAGGCCTGCACCATGTCAGCTACGTCGTTCCACGACATGGAGGGGTCGAGCATTTCGGTGAAATAGCGGCTGATCGACAGCGCGCCGCCGTCCATCTTCACGTGGCTTTCGAGCTGCGGCAGGGCGAAGCGCTCATGCGTCAGCCAGCCGATCGCCCAGGAGGGCTTGATCGCGAATTGCGTCATGCCGGCAAGATTGAGCTTGAACGGAATGGAAAAACCGGTGCGCTTGTCGCGCTCGCGGTTGCCGCCGGTGATGCTGTCCACCGTCAGCATCATCGCCTGCACGCCTGCCGTCTTCGCCCGCGCCATCATTTCGCGGTTCAGCCCGCGATCCTTGTGGAAATAGAACTGATAGACCTGCGGCCCGCTGCTGATCTGCCGAGCCTCTTCCAGGCTGATCGTGCCGAGCGAGGAAACGCCGAACATCGTGCCGTATTTTGCGGCCGCAGCCGCCACCGCCCGCTCCCCCTGATGGTGAAACAGCCGCTGCAGCGCCGTCGGCGAGCAATAGACCGGCATGGCAAGCTTCTGCCCCATGACAGTCACCGACATATCGACATCGGCCACCCCTCTGAGAACATCGGGCACCAGATCGCAATTATCGAAGGCCGCCGTATTGCGCCGATACGTCACCTCGTCATCGGCCGCCCCATCGATATAATCGAAGATCGGCCCGGGAAGACGCTGTTTGGCCATGCGCCGAAAATCGTGGAAATTGTAGCAGTCCTGAAGGCGCATCTTTGCTCGACCCGTTGTTTTTCGGGCCGCAACCTAATTCAAGATTCGAAACCTTGCCAAGTCCGGATCATGCTATTTCCGACCTGTCGGAGAGGATATCGGCCGGTGGCACGTCTGCGCCGCCCTTCGAAGCGCTTCGGCGCGATATCCTCGCCACCTGTCACCGGCGCGGCGCCCCTCCAACGCTCCTCATCGGCCCGAAAGGCGGAGCCTCTAAGGACACGCCACAGCGCCGCGCCCTGCATCGTCGCCTAGAACATATCCCGCCCGTCGCTGCGCGGGTCGCCCTCCACGCGGTGCGGCTCATAGAGCCCTGAGCGGGCTTTGCGCCGCCAGGGCCGGGAGAGATCGCCGGGATTGTCGTCGATATCGGCAAGCGATATCGCGGGCATTCCATCCGCCGGGCATTGCGCCACCCATCGGCCGCCGGGGGCGACGATGCCGGAACAGGCTGGCTGAGCGTCCGATCCGGGATAGGTCAGCATCGAGAAACTGACCCAGTAGCTGTTGGTCGCCGCATGCCCCTGCGCCTCGGCGGCGAAGGACGGCTCGTTGGGCGGCGACCCGCCCGTGGTCGAGAACAGCACGCAGTTGACATCCAGCCGCTCATACTCGGCGAATATCTCCGGATAATGGCACTCCATGCCGAGCGAGCAGCCAAAGCGAATGCCGTCGATTTCGAAGGTGACGGGGATCGAACCCGGCGTATACATGAAGGAGATTTTGGTGTTGGAGAGCAGCCGTTCGTCGTAACGCGTCACCAGCGCGCCGCGATCGGAGACGACATAGAGGCTGTTGTGCGGCCGGTGCGGCTCGGTCAGCGGATGCACCGATCCGAACACCACCCACAGTCCGAGCTCGCGCGCGAGGTTGCGCGTCTGATCCAGCTCCTCGCGCAGGGCGGCCCATTCGCACCGGCGCCAATCGGACGGCCCGATCTCCTTTGGGCCGATCGCCGACATGATGCGTTTGTTCGGCGCGCAAGTCGCCCCCTCGGCGAAGTGCACGAGCCGGGCGCCCGCCTCCCGCGCCTGCCACATCAGCCCGCGCATTTCCCGCCCGCTTTCGCGAAGCCCGGCAATATCGCGGGGGTCGTCGTAAGATCTGGTCTGCGCCACAGCCAGTCGCAACCGTTTAAGCTGCGGGCCTTGGTCTTTTGTGAAAGCGCGGCGCATGTGCATGAGAGCGGTCGTGTAAGACTCGCCCGTCTTGGCGGCGCGGGCGCGCACACGGCGTTTGAAGTTTCCGTTTTCGGTCATATCTCGGCCTTTCCAGTCTCGGACGGCATTCCCCGGCAAGCACGCCCTGGACATCAGGACCAAGGTTGACGACCCGAGACGAAAAGTCCCTTTGCCTCCGGTTTCAAGGACCCTGCCGGGGAAGGTCCAAGGAGGTTCGGCGGAAGGTCACGCCAGGCAAAAACATGCCGCCGCGACCTTGATTCGTCAATTGCGGAGACGGCCGACTGGCGCTCCAGAGCAGGCCAGCCCATCGAGGCCGCTTCGCCGCATCCTCCAACGCCCCCGTCCCAGGGCGCAATCCCATCAGCCATTTTCGGCCGAGCCGCGCTGCCCGATCCGCCACGGCGGATCGATGCGGTTCGAGCCGGCGAAATAAAGGATGATGCGGTTGCCGCCGGGGTCGAACAGCTCCGCCTCGCGCCAGAGCCAGCTCTTGTCCTCGGGTCCGCTCGCAAACCGAAGACCGGCTGCGCTGAGGCTGGCGACCGTCTCGTCCAGCGCCTCGCATTCGAAATAGACCGTCGTCCCCCCACCGCCGCTCTCGCCCTGATGCAGGGAAAAGGTGCTGTCGCCGTCGGGACAAACGAAGCGCGCATAGCGAGGACGGGCATCGACGATCGGGCTCAGACCGAGCGCGCAGTAGAAGTTCCAGCCCGCATCGAGATCGGGCATCGTAACGGTCACCTGGTTCAGACGCATGCTCTCTCCTTCCAGCCGATCCGCACGGTTTCGCTAACATCGCATGAATCAAATTCGAAGCGATGCCTTTTACTGCCCGCAAAACTCATGTCAGAATATAAGCGCTCCCACCGGTCCGCCACGATCAGGAAAGCCAGACGCCATGCACAAGTTCACCGTATCCATCACCCGCGAGATCGAGGCCGACACCGCCGAGGAGGCCGCCCTGCTCATGTATCAGGAGCTCGCCAAGGATCCGGTCCCCGACCGCTATACGGTGACCGACGAGGCGAAGGTGACGAGGGAAGTGAAGCTCGATCGGGACAAGGCGGATGAATTCGCGGCCATCGACCACACCGCCGATCCCGGCAACTGGTAAGTGCTGACCATCCACCGCCCCTTGGGCTGCGCACCTCAGCATAAGGAACCTTGGAGGATGCCGCGCGTGACGCCAGATGCTCGATTGGGCGGGCACTTCCTCTCCTCCGTCATTCCTGTGCTTGTCACAGGAATCCAGTCGCCCAAGTCCTTGGGCGCGGAAGACCTCCTCTGCTTGAAGAGTCATTCACGGCGCGGACGCGCCGTGGCTGGCAACTGTATTGTCAGGTCGTCTGAAACATCGTCTTGTCCCTGAGCAAAGCGTTTGCTGTGACGAGGATTTTGCGGGCGATGGCGATGAAGATGACCTTGAGGGGTTTACCCTTTGCCATCATCGTTTGGGCCGTCCTGGCGAAAGGCGACTTCATCCTGTAGGCGACGAGCGCGGCCATGTAGAGCGCGTCGCGCACGCGCTTTCGCCCGCCACGGATATGACGCTGGCCACGCAAGGTGCCGCTGTCGGCATTGAAGGGCGCAAGGCCGGCAAGTGCGGCCATGGCTTTCGGCGAGCGGCCACCGAGTTCCGGCATATGGGCAAGCAGTGTGAAGGCCGTCACCGGTCCGATGCCTGGTATGGAGCGAAGCCTTTTATTCCGCTCGCTCATGTCCTGATCTGCCCGCACGTGTTCATGGCAGGCTTTCTCGATGCGGGCGATCTCGTCGTCGAGCCAGGCGATATGGCTTTCGATGCTGGCATGCTGGCTTTGATCGGCATTGTGAATGCGGACGCGTTCCTGCTGGCGCATGGCCACCAGCTGATCGCGCCGGCCATGCAGGTCGGCCAGATGCCGGTGCAACGGATCGGGCGGCACGTTGACCGGCGGAGAGAGCGTTTGCCCCATATGCGCCAGCAGCCGTGCATCGATCGCATCGGTCTTGGCCAGAAGGCCGAGCGCCTTGGCAAAGTCGCGGGCTCTGGCCGGATTGACCCGGCAATAGGGCCGCTGGGCTTCTTCCAGCGCGACGCACAGCAGTCTGTCGTAACGTCCGGTCGCCTCCAGAACGACAGTGACATCGCGTCCCTCCAGGGTTGCAAGCCAGCCAGCAATGGAAACAGGCGTGTTGTCGATGCGGATATGCTTCTGCGTCTGAGCGTCGAAAAGATCCAGATGCGCCTTGGAGACGTCGCATCCGATGAAAACAGGGTGTACCATGGCAAGCCTCATCCTGTGCTACGAGGTCCGCGGCAACGGCCTCTATCAACTGTTCAGGTTGGGATATCGAAAGCGGGCGGAGGACCAAGAGCCAGCAAACGGTCTCTCACGACCAGGATTCCGACGGCTTTCCGCCCGCAACCCTTCTACCACAGTTCCAATACACAGGATTCCTGTGACAAGCACAGGAATGACGGAGGAGAGGTAGGTGGGCGTCAAAGGACAGGGCTCTTATCATGACCAATACAAGGGGACGTTTCACCAGCTTTCAAAGCATTTCGAGCATCCCGGCTTTGCGCCGCCTCCGAACTGCGGTAGTTGCGAAATCCCGTCCTGCCGCAATGCCGAGGAAAGCACATGACCTCACCTCTCAAAATCGCCGTCGCCGGCGCGAACGGCCGCATGGGCCGCGCCATCCAGTCCTTGCTGGGCGCCGATCCGGGGTTTGCTTTCGTCGGAGGCATCGGGCGCCCCGGCTCCGTGGGCGCGGGGCTGATCGATCGTGCGGCCGCAATCGGCGTGGCGGATGTGATCCTGGATTTCACGACCGGCAGTGCGGCGGCCGAACTCGCCGGGCTTTGTGCGGCGGCCGGCGGGCCGGCTGTGATCATCGGGGCGACCGGTTTCGAGCCGGACGAGCTGGAACGGATCGGTGAGGCCGCCCGCCGCATTCCCATCCTGCGCTCCGGCAATTTCTCCATCGGCCTCAACATGCTGGTCGGCCTCGTCGAGCAAGCCGCGCGCGCCCTTCCCGCTGCGGGCTGGGATATCGAAATCCTCGAAGCCCATCACGCGGGGAAAATCGACGCGCCGTCCGGAACGGCGCTGATGCTGGGTGAAGCCGCTGCCGCCGGCCGCGGGGTCTTGCTCGAATCCGTCGAGCGGCGCGCCCGCGACGGCATCACCGGCGAACGCCCGCCCGGCGAAATCGGCTTTGCGGTGCTGCGCGCCGGCGGCATCGTCGGAGAGCACAGCGTCCTCTTCGCCGCCGCCGAGGAGGTTATCACGCTCTCGCATTCCGCACTCGACCGCGCCATGTTCGCCCGCGGCGCGCTTGCCGCCGCCCGCTGGCTCGCAGGCCGCGCCCCCGGCGAATACAGCATGCAGGATGTGCTGGGTCTGGCGCCGGGAGCCGGCTGACAAGCCGGCTGAAGACAGGGGCTTGAAGCCGGTTCTTGAATCAAATTCTAAAGCGCGTCGCGATCTTTCAGGCTCGAACTGGCAGCGGATCGAACATCCGCTGCCAGAGATGATCCAACGCGTGGCCTGCTTATTTTGCAGGGGCTTTGTAGGCAGATACGATTTTGCCCGCCTTTTCTTGGGCGGCCTTGAATTCCGCACCCGTGTATGCTCGCACGGTTTTGATATTCGTTACAGCTCCCGATGCGCCGACGACAAGAAGTGCGGGGATCAGGTCAACACCGTCGGGGAATTCCGCGACTATCATCCAGTCAGTTTCGCCTGTTGTGACGTAGAAAGAATGCTGTTTCCCGCCTGCTGCTTCCATGATGGCACGGGCCGCCGCTTCCCGGTCCGATGGATCGGCGATCATTCCCTTCGCTGCCGTGGCTGAATAACACCCTGTGATTATGAACAGTGGCATAGGATATCCTCCCTCAACTATTCAAGCAGATCGGGTGATCTGCCGTGTATTCAATATCTCACATCTAGGCGTACGCCGCGATTAGATAAACCGGAGTAAACCCTGCGTGCGTCGTGAAGAAGTCCCGCGCCGCCCCCGTCGAAACATCGACGCCGACGACAAGGATGTCGGCGAAACTGCCGAAAGCCGGGCGCGCCAGCCTTTCTTTCGGCGGCGCGATCCCCCTGCCGCGCATTGATCGAGTGCACACCAGGTGTGAGCGGCGCATCGGATAGTTTCGTTATCGCAAAACCGCCGTACACTTATGCGCGACATGCTCTAGGCAGACGCGCTCACGACATCGAGAACCGCCGAAGCAACGACGACTTCGGTTCCGGCAAGGCCGACGGAGCAGAACAGCGTCATATCCTCGGGCGATCTCCGTCCGCTTGCTCTCCCGGCGATGATTTCGGCGAGATCGGTCATGCGGTGCTCATGGCCGGAGCCGGCAAGGAAAAAGGGCGAGGCGTAGGCGCGCGTCTGTTCCGGCGAATCCGTCGCGATCACGGCTGCGGCATCGGCGATATCGAGGCCAAGCTCGTGTCCGTCGCGCGTTTTCGGCCCGACCGTGTTGATATGAACGCCGGGTTTCAAGTCGGCGGCGTGGATGACCGGGGTTCGGCTCGTCGTCGCCGAGATGACGATGTCGGCGTCGCGAACAGCATCCCGAGCGCTGCCGGCGGGCTCCACCGCCAGCCCGAGCGTGCGCTGCATCTCCTCGGCAAAGGCGACGCGATTTTCCTCGCTGCGGCTATAGACACGGACAAGGTTGAGCTTCCGCACGGCGGCCGCCGCCGCAAGCTGTGTGCGCGCCTGCGCTCCGCTGCCGATGATCCCGACGCTCCTCGCATCCGGCGCGCTGAGATGCCGGATCGCGATGCCACCGATCGCCCCAGTCCTCAAGCTTCCGAGACGCTCGCCGACACAGATGCCTTTCAGCCTGGCTTCGTCGGCCGACCAGACCGCGACGATCTGATCGGCGCCGCCGAACGTCTCATAGACCCGGAACCCTGCCAGCGGCTTGTCACCAAGGACACCGCCGACGGTGAAGACGAGATCGCCCTGGCCCGGAAACGACACATGATGCCTCGGCGGTGAAACCAACCGATTGTCGACCCTGGCGAAAAAAGCCCCCTCCAACGCATCGATCGCGACGGCCATTAGCCCGCTATCGTTGAGATCCTCATCCCTCAGAATTTTCATCACGGCAATCTCCCATTCAGGCGACAGCCTGCAACCCCAACCCGGCTTGAGGTCAAGAGGCCGGACGCCTTCTGCGTGCTGCGAGTATCGGGATTGACGCAAGGAGCGGCGTTGCGCCACGTGCTTCGAGCCTCCGCCCAAAAGGGGCTGCGCGCCCGGGGCGCCCCCC from Rhizobium sp. Pop5 includes these protein-coding regions:
- a CDS encoding ABC transporter ATP-binding protein/permease — encoded protein: MTDFTLKPKSVDGADAQGAEKSRQAKGSAVEAGPPPEGMEPDKDLTPEEAEQARKKYLLRRFWISARGYWSRGGDGFAWPCSIGLLVMIGMNVGFQYGINRWNRGIFDAIERHDAGTVYFLGAVFPPLVLGSVALVTIQVYVRMMIQRRWRKWLTTALIARWLANGRYYQLNLIGGDHKNPEARISEDLRIATESPVDFIAGVISAFLSASTFIVVLWTIGGALTLPIAGSTITIPGFLVVTAVLYAVITSTTIAVIGRRFVQVSEVKNQVEAEFRYTLTHVRENGESIALLGGEEEERNDLDKTFGNVLKQWAQLAHQHMRTTFVSHGSMLIAPVVPVLLCAPKFLDGSMTLGEVMQAASAFAIVQNAFGWLVDNYPRLADWNACARRVASLMMSLDGLERAEQSDALGRIKHGETKGEAMLSLNDLAVSLDDGTAVVKETQVEIEPGERVLVAGESGSGKSTLVRAIAGLWPWGHGSVDFHADRRLFMLPQRPYIPAGTLRRAVAYPNAADGWPLEEIKAALDKVGLDYLNDKLEEEAPWDQTLSGGEKQRLAFARLLLHNPDIIVLDEATSALDEKSQDKMMATVIEELPKVTIVSVAHRAELEAFHSRKITLERRKGGAKLVSDIDLIPRQRKRNVLLRLLEDGRALPKGRVGLPRKGN
- a CDS encoding GYD domain-containing protein, giving the protein MPLFIITGCYSATAAKGMIADPSDREAAARAIMEAAGGKQHSFYVTTGETDWMIVAEFPDGVDLIPALLVVGASGAVTNIKTVRAYTGAEFKAAQEKAGKIVSAYKAPAK
- a CDS encoding VOC family protein, whose protein sequence is MRLNQVTVTMPDLDAGWNFYCALGLSPIVDARPRYARFVCPDGDSTFSLHQGESGGGGTTVYFECEALDETVASLSAAGLRFASGPEDKSWLWREAELFDPGGNRIILYFAGSNRIDPPWRIGQRGSAENG
- a CDS encoding carbon-nitrogen hydrolase family protein, coding for MTENGNFKRRVRARAAKTGESYTTALMHMRRAFTKDQGPQLKRLRLAVAQTRSYDDPRDIAGLRESGREMRGLMWQAREAGARLVHFAEGATCAPNKRIMSAIGPKEIGPSDWRRCEWAALREELDQTRNLARELGLWVVFGSVHPLTEPHRPHNSLYVVSDRGALVTRYDERLLSNTKISFMYTPGSIPVTFEIDGIRFGCSLGMECHYPEIFAEYERLDVNCVLFSTTGGSPPNEPSFAAEAQGHAATNSYWVSFSMLTYPGSDAQPACSGIVAPGGRWVAQCPADGMPAISLADIDDNPGDLSRPWRRKARSGLYEPHRVEGDPRSDGRDMF
- a CDS encoding IS110 family transposase, with the translated sequence MHVPQAFMVGIDVSKAHLDVAVEGKPAVARFDNDAPGQTALATAIAGAQLVVVEATGGYEMAIVRTLMAAGIAVAVVNPRQVRDFARASGRLAKTDQVDARVICHFARAMRPAQIPHIDDSRIALAALVARRRQLIDMAVAEKNRLEHAPQAVAALIGETIAALKAQLARVDAAIALAIDAQPDIAARRDLLLTVPGIGEVSAAVLIAELPELGAIDDKKLAALVGVAPIAHDSGTWRGQRHIAGGRATVRCALYMATLSAIRCSPAIKAFHKRLRDAGKPPKVAIVAAMRKFIIMINTILKRQTPWSEPQQHGC
- a CDS encoding alpha-hydroxy acid oxidase, which gives rise to MRLQDCYNFHDFRRMAKQRLPGPIFDYIDGAADDEVTYRRNTAAFDNCDLVPDVLRGVADVDMSVTVMGQKLAMPVYCSPTALQRLFHHQGERAVAAAAAKYGTMFGVSSLGTISLEEARQISSGPQVYQFYFHKDRGLNREMMARAKTAGVQAMMLTVDSITGGNRERDKRTGFSIPFKLNLAGMTQFAIKPSWAIGWLTHERFALPQLESHVKMDGGALSISRYFTEMLDPSMSWNDVADMVQAWGGQFCLKGIMSVEDAKRAVEIGCTGIVLSNHGGRQLDGSRSAFDQLAEIVDAVGDRIDVMMDGGVQRGTHVLKALSLGAKAVGLGRYYLFPLAAAGQPGVERALETMRTELERGMKLMGATSVSQLTRRNLRFRS
- a CDS encoding IS110 family transposase; the encoded protein is MVHPVFIGCDVSKAHLDLFDAQTQKHIRIDNTPVSIAGWLATLEGRDVTVVLEATGRYDRLLCVALEEAQRPYCRVNPARARDFAKALGLLAKTDAIDARLLAHMGQTLSPPVNVPPDPLHRHLADLHGRRDQLVAMRQQERVRIHNADQSQHASIESHIAWLDDEIARIEKACHEHVRADQDMSERNKRLRSIPGIGPVTAFTLLAHMPELGGRSPKAMAALAGLAPFNADSGTLRGQRHIRGGRKRVRDALYMAALVAYRMKSPFARTAQTMMAKGKPLKVIFIAIARKILVTANALLRDKTMFQTT
- the dapB gene encoding 4-hydroxy-tetrahydrodipicolinate reductase codes for the protein MTSPLKIAVAGANGRMGRAIQSLLGADPGFAFVGGIGRPGSVGAGLIDRAAAIGVADVILDFTTGSAAAELAGLCAAAGGPAVIIGATGFEPDELERIGEAARRIPILRSGNFSIGLNMLVGLVEQAARALPAAGWDIEILEAHHAGKIDAPSGTALMLGEAAAAGRGVLLESVERRARDGITGERPPGEIGFAVLRAGGIVGEHSVLFAAAEEVITLSHSALDRAMFARGALAAARWLAGRAPGEYSMQDVLGLAPGAG
- a CDS encoding ornithine cyclodeaminase family protein; this translates as MKILRDEDLNDSGLMAVAIDALEGAFFARVDNRLVSPPRHHVSFPGQGDLVFTVGGVLGDKPLAGFRVYETFGGADQIVAVWSADEARLKGICVGERLGSLRTGAIGGIAIRHLSAPDARSVGIIGSGAQARTQLAAAAAVRKLNLVRVYSRSEENRVAFAEEMQRTLGLAVEPAGSARDAVRDADIVISATTSRTPVIHAADLKPGVHINTVGPKTRDGHELGLDIADAAAVIATDSPEQTRAYASPFFLAGSGHEHRMTDLAEIIAGRASGRRSPEDMTLFCSVGLAGTEVVVASAVLDVVSASA